A part of Kitasatospora acidiphila genomic DNA contains:
- a CDS encoding cupin domain-containing protein, with translation MEIQRFVAGRRADGSSVVDAQGPVDPVVLRAMPGYEFFRVWGADGTPAVGTGSEAASFEPYFPAEPGAFRFVVVNWPPDGAAAAPEGDPAELFAEVEQTFPGMLAAITPDEAGRHATDTVDLMVVLQGELCLELEDGTETKLTAGSCVVQRGTRHAWHNRSDRPALAAYVFLGAESAAG, from the coding sequence ATGGAGATACAGCGGTTCGTCGCCGGCCGTCGCGCCGACGGCTCGTCGGTGGTGGACGCGCAGGGGCCGGTCGACCCGGTCGTCCTGAGGGCGATGCCCGGCTATGAGTTCTTCCGGGTGTGGGGTGCCGACGGCACGCCCGCCGTCGGCACCGGCTCCGAGGCCGCGAGCTTCGAGCCGTACTTCCCGGCCGAGCCGGGCGCCTTCCGCTTCGTGGTGGTCAACTGGCCGCCGGACGGCGCCGCGGCGGCCCCGGAGGGCGATCCGGCGGAGCTGTTCGCCGAGGTCGAGCAGACCTTCCCGGGCATGCTGGCCGCGATCACCCCCGACGAGGCCGGACGGCACGCCACCGACACCGTCGATCTGATGGTGGTGCTCCAGGGCGAGCTGTGCCTGGAGCTGGAGGACGGCACCGAGACCAAGCTGACGGCCGGCAGCTGCGTGGTGCAGCGCGGCACCCGGCACGCCTGGCACAACCGCAGCGACCGGCCCGCGCTGGCCGCCTACGTCTTCCTCGGTGCGGAGTCGGCCGCCGGCTGA
- a CDS encoding MFS transporter translates to MDRTTQPGTQQDTQAGASPAATQAGATGPLVVAVACLGFFITTLDTTVVNVALPAIGRQWGNQVSGLQWVVDAYTLVFAALLLSAGSVADRIGASKAFGWGLAMFTVMSAICGFAPNLGTLIAARAVQGAAAAVMLPASLSLVRQAYGDPAGRARGIALWTAGGGVAVAAGPVVGGALTDGLGWRWIFFINLPVGIAALAGLVKAPKSRPGTASLDLGGQFTAVAALAGLVFAVINGGAHGWTATGTLLALLVFVVCAVSFVVIESRQERPAVPLSLFRHRAVALCTCTGFALNFSYYGFVFVLTLYFQQLRGASPLSAGLMFVPMTAFTTVVNVTAGRLTNRFGPRLPLIIGVLIQAAGLLALLVVGRHTAIALVLVLLVPLGIGGGLAVPPLTTAMLESVEHERAGLASGILNSARQIGGAIGVAVFGALAASGSGFIAGMHLSMLVSAVALLLAVAAVAALLPARLHHSG, encoded by the coding sequence ATGGACCGGACCACACAACCAGGAACCCAACAGGACACCCAGGCGGGAGCGTCCCCCGCCGCCACCCAGGCCGGCGCCACCGGCCCGCTGGTGGTCGCGGTCGCCTGTCTGGGGTTCTTCATCACCACGCTCGACACCACGGTGGTCAACGTGGCGCTGCCGGCCATCGGGCGGCAGTGGGGCAATCAGGTCTCCGGACTGCAGTGGGTGGTGGACGCCTACACCCTGGTCTTCGCGGCCCTGCTGCTCTCGGCCGGGTCGGTGGCCGACCGGATCGGCGCCTCCAAGGCGTTCGGCTGGGGTCTGGCCATGTTCACCGTCATGTCCGCGATCTGCGGCTTCGCACCGAACCTGGGCACCCTGATCGCCGCCCGGGCGGTGCAGGGCGCGGCGGCGGCCGTGATGCTGCCGGCCTCGCTCTCGCTGGTCCGGCAGGCCTACGGCGACCCGGCGGGCCGGGCCCGCGGCATCGCGCTCTGGACCGCCGGTGGTGGTGTCGCGGTGGCCGCCGGACCGGTGGTCGGCGGCGCGCTCACCGACGGGCTGGGTTGGCGGTGGATCTTCTTCATCAACCTGCCGGTCGGGATCGCGGCGCTGGCCGGACTGGTCAAGGCGCCCAAGTCGCGCCCCGGCACCGCCTCGCTCGACCTCGGCGGCCAGTTCACCGCCGTGGCGGCGCTGGCCGGGCTGGTCTTCGCGGTGATCAACGGCGGCGCCCACGGCTGGACCGCGACCGGCACGCTGCTCGCGCTGCTGGTGTTCGTGGTCTGCGCGGTGTCGTTCGTGGTGATCGAGAGCCGCCAGGAGCGCCCGGCGGTGCCGCTCAGCCTGTTCCGCCACCGTGCGGTGGCGCTCTGCACCTGCACCGGTTTCGCGCTGAACTTCAGCTACTACGGCTTCGTCTTCGTGCTCACGCTGTACTTCCAACAGCTGCGCGGGGCCTCGCCGTTGAGCGCCGGTCTGATGTTCGTGCCGATGACCGCCTTCACCACCGTGGTCAATGTGACCGCCGGGCGGCTGACCAACCGGTTCGGGCCGCGGTTGCCGCTGATCATCGGGGTGCTGATCCAGGCCGCCGGCCTGCTGGCGCTGCTGGTGGTCGGCCGGCACACCGCGATCGCCCTGGTGCTGGTGCTGCTGGTGCCGCTGGGCATCGGCGGTGGGCTGGCGGTGCCGCCGCTGACCACCGCGATGCTGGAGTCGGTGGAGCACGAGCGGGCCGGCCTGGCCTCGGGCATCCTCAACTCCGCCCGGCAGATCGGCGGTGCGATCGGGGTCGCGGTGTTCGGCGCCCTGGCCGCCAGCGGCTCGGGCTTCATCGCCGGCATGCACCTGTCCATGCTGGTCTCGGCGGTCGCCCTGCTGCTGGCCGTCGCCGCCGTCGCGGCCCTGCTGCCGGCCCGACTGCACCACTCAGGCTGA